In one Brassica oleracea var. oleracea cultivar TO1000 chromosome C9, BOL, whole genome shotgun sequence genomic region, the following are encoded:
- the LOC106318822 gene encoding uncharacterized protein LOC106318822, giving the protein MASRNYEEEEDRSIRLQVSELHKLEEARGSNDTVFDLRSSIEKGDSGETADAASVSSATAFRRKSTTPAPEKQLTLFALQLAILEKTATGIGTLGFIWATVVLLGGFAITLDGSDFWFITIILLIEGARIFSRSHELEWQHQATWTIAGVGISSFRALRSTSASLLRCLRIRSRETTTTVTRDCESASNSEVPLLPYARWFFISSTVSRLLYWLQLLSATACVALSSYKLVRHNYGDVHKGDTDKRNRQSALNIFYSLALAEALLFLAEKAYWEWRVSVCNLLENVTRECEFGATGLVSIKRFFYDSYSKCVNGSIFDGLKMDIVSFGMELLGSNSSDEQLIGARILRQFAVSQRYSEETLEKIGINFPVVERLVEMLNWKDLQEEEIRRSAAEILSKLAGKKQNSLRVAGISGAMESISSLLESTRSSGEAPDEIGEKKSFHEHDLHYDFCRFNNLGLLILKKLAKDHDNCGKLGNTRGLLPKIIDFTHVDQVLLWEENAEVARSQVLTLKRSLQLVKMLASTTGHTGKCLRREISEIVFTVSNVRDVLRHGGRYPKLQKLGIGILTNLALDTEARERIGGTGGVLKELFNIFFKTHGDDGNQGCVRIAAGEAIAMLVLESKGNCLHALRLGVMGRLVEALEVPLIRVNAARVLRNLCLYSGDDCFHDLKFVKAAAPTVLKSITSEDNKLQEVMVGLAAQVFRFMSPEDSCYVFMDSGIKRRELANSLVSILRKHDKPAIKVPRIRRFAIELAVWMMEDDMENNVAVFRELGLEKELEKVLETTAELENFDVFSGTVGVSRHSRTVHSLAELALKILEDNN; this is encoded by the exons ATGGCTTCAAGGAATTACGAAGAAGAAGAAGATCGAAGCATTCGTTTGCAG GTGTCGGAGCTACATAAACTGGAGGAAGCCAGAGGCTCAAACGACACCGTATTCGATCTAAGAAGCAGCATTGAGAAAGGAGACAGCGGCGAAACCGCAGACGCAGCCTCCGTCTCCTCCGCGACCGCGTTTCGCAGAAAATCAACGACCCCCGCTCCGGAGAAGCAGCTAACGCTGTTCGCTCTCCAACTCGCGATCCTCGAGAAAACCGCCACCGGAATCGGAACCCTAGGGTTTATCTGGGCCACGGTGGTCCTCCTCGGCGGCTTCGCGATCACCCTCGACGGCTCCGATTTCTGGTTCATCACCATCATCCTCCTGATCGAAGGCGCCAGAATCTTCAGCCGAAGCCACGAGCTCGAGTGGCAGCACCAGGCCACGTGGACCATCGCCGGCGTCGGAATCAGCAGCTTCCGCGCTCTCCGATCGACCTCAGCGTCGCTTCTCAGATGCCTACGGATCCGATCGAGAGAAACGACGACGACGGTTACAAGAGACTGCGAATCCGCCAGCAACTCAGAGGTGCCTCTCCTTCCGTACGCGAGATGGTTCTTCATCTCCAGCACGGTGAGCCGCCTCCTCTACTGGCTCCAGCTCCTCTCCGCGACGGCGTGCGTGGCTCTGTCGTCTTACAAGCTCGTCAGGCACAACTACGGAGACGTTCACAAGGGAGATACGGATAAGAGGAATAGACAGTCGGCTCTCAACATATTCTACTCGCTTGCATTGGCCGAGGCGTTGCTGTTTTTAGCTGAGAAAGCTTATTGGGAGTGGCGAGTCAGTGTTTGTAATTTGCTTGAGAATGTGACTAGAGAGTGTGAGTTTGGGGCTACTGGATTGGTGTCTATCAAGAGGTTTTTCTATGATTCTTACTCCAAGTGTGTTAATGGGAGTATCTTCGATGGGTTGAAGATGGATATTGTGAGCTTTGGTATGGAGCTATTGGGTTCAAACTCTTCTGATGAGCAGCTTATTGGGGCTAGGATTCTTAGACAGTTTGCAGTTAGTCAACGGTACTCGGAGGAGACGCTTGAGAAGATTGGAATCAACTTCCCTGTTGTTGAAAG GTTGGTGGAGATGCTGAACTGGAAAGATCTGCAAGAGGAAGAGATTAGGAGATCAGCTGCTGAGATACTATCGAAGCTAGCTGGCAAAAAGCAGAACTCTTTAAGAGTCGCTGGGATCTCTGGTGCTATGGAATCGATTTCTTCGTTATTAGAGAGCACGAGATCATCAGGTGAAGCTCCTGATGAGATTGGGGAGAAGAAATCGTTCCATGAGCATGATCTACACTACGATTTCTGTAGATTTAACAATTTGGGACTCTTGATTCTGAAGAAGTTGGCTAAAGATCATGATAACTGTGGAAAGCTAGGCAACACGAGGGGTCTTCTCCCGAAGATTATTGATTTCACACACGTGGATCAAGTTCTGTTGTGGGAGGAGAACGCAGAGGTTGCTAGGTCACAGGTTCTGACGCTGAAACGGTCTTTGCAGCTGGTGAAAATGTTAGCCAGCACGACAGGGCACACAGGGAAGTGTCTCAGGAGGGAGATTTCGGAGATTGTTTTCACGGTTAGCAACGTGAGGGATGTGCTGAGACACGGGGGAAGATACCCGAAGCTGCAGAAGCTCGGGATAGGGATACTGACCAACCTTGCGCTTGACACGGAAGCTAGGGAGAGAATTGGCGGAACGGGTGGTGTTTTGAAAGAGCTGTTCAACATTTTCTTTAAAACTCACGGAGACGATGGGAATCAGGGATGTGTGAGGATCGCTGCAGGGGAGGCGATAGCGATGCTTGTGTTGGAGAGCAAAGGCAACTGCCTCCATGCTCTTAGGCTTGGGGTGATGGGGAGGCTTGTGGAAGCACTTGAAGTTCCTTTGATCCGTGTGAACGCTGCAAGAGTGTTGAGAAACTTGTGCTTGTACTCTGGGGATGATTGCTTTCATGACTTGAAGTTTGTTAAAGCAGCAGCCCCTACG GTGTTGAAGTCAATCACATCAGAAGACAACAAACTACAGGAAGTGATGGTGGGGTTAGCAGCACAAGTGTTTAGATTCATGAGTCCAGAAGACTCCTGCTATGTTTTCATGGATTCAGGGATCAAGAGGCGGGAACTGGCCAACTCGTTGGTCTCGATTCTGAGAAAACACGACAAACCGGCGATTAAGGTGCCAAGAATCAGGAGATTTGCGATCGAGCTAGCGGTTTGGATGATGGAAGATGACATGGAGAATAATGTAGCGGTGTTCAGAGAGTTGGGTCTGGAGAAAGAGCTTGAGAAGGTTCTAGAAACTACGGCTGAGCTTGAGAACTTCGATGTTTTCTCCGGGACTGTTGGAGTTAGCCGTCATAGCAGAACGGTCCATTCGCTAGCTGAGCTTGCCTTGAAAATTCTTGAGGATAATAACTGA
- the LOC106318823 gene encoding uncharacterized protein LOC106318823, giving the protein MASGGSKSAAFMLLLLNLGLYFVITIIAAWAVNHGIERARESASVLSLPAKIFPIYFPVGNMATGFFVIFTLIAGVVGMATSLTGIMNVLEWDSPNLHSAAASSLISWSLTLLAMGLACKEINIGWTEANLRTLEVMTIIVSGTQLLCTGAIHVGVGETVDAVRPHVGRA; this is encoded by the exons ATGGCTTCAGGAGGATCAAAGTCGGCAGCTTTCATGCTTCTGTTGCTGAATCTTGGTCTCTACTTTGTCATCACCATCATCGCTGCCTGGGCAGTTAATCACGGCATCGAGAGAGCTCGAGAGTCTG CGTCGGTGCTGTCTCTTCCGGCGAAGATCTTCCCGATATACTTCCCGGTGGGGAACATGGCGACTGGCTTTTTCGTGATATTCACGTTGATAGCTGGCGTCGTCGGAATGGCGACATCACTCACCGGAATCATGAACGTACTTGAGTGGGACTCTCCGAATCTCCATTCCGCCGCAGCTTCTTCTCTCATCTCCTGGTCTCTCACTCTCCTCGCCATGGG ATTGGCTTGTAAGGAAATCAACATAGGCTGGACCGAAGCCAATCTA AGAACTCTTGAAGTGATGACAATAATAGTAAGTGGTACTCAGTTGTTGTGCACCGGAGCTATTCACGTCGGAGTTGGAGAAACAGTCGACGCAGTAAGGCCTCATGTCGGGAGAGCTTGA